In Micrococcales bacterium, the following proteins share a genomic window:
- a CDS encoding ATP-binding protein encodes MELVAREEYLSWLTTWRDKDVIKAVTGVRRCGKSTLLRLFENHLRASGVDDQHIIAIDLENVDHHKSAASYVALYEHVMARAPESGTTYVFIDEVQLVPEFEKAVASLRAQANLDVYITGSNASLLASDLATRLTGRYVELSILPLSFREWTSGRSRVASLDAYRLFASYGSFPFTLQLEDQPTAVIQYLGGVLDTIIGRDVAVRRRVANMAALFDVVSFMADNIGNLTSPRRIADTLTSKGRRVTAPTVESYLDGLAEAYLLYPVNRYNIRGKRRLERIQKYYLVDPGLRTAMLGRSAPDRGRVLENVIYLELLRRHGRVFAGKLDNLEVDFVVEWNDHTEYIQVAETTADPVTLERELAPLRRIPNFHPRTLITLDPTGPHSFDGISQAYAPEWLHAGEGQSTGFNSKA; translated from the coding sequence ATGGAACTGGTTGCACGCGAGGAGTACCTGTCGTGGCTAACAACCTGGCGGGACAAGGACGTCATCAAGGCTGTGACTGGTGTTAGGCGGTGCGGAAAGTCCACCTTGTTGCGTCTGTTCGAGAATCACCTGCGTGCATCCGGGGTAGACGATCAACACATCATCGCGATTGACCTGGAGAACGTGGACCACCACAAATCGGCTGCCAGCTATGTAGCTCTCTACGAACATGTGATGGCTCGCGCGCCAGAATCTGGCACAACCTACGTCTTTATTGACGAGGTCCAGTTGGTCCCGGAGTTCGAAAAGGCGGTGGCCAGCCTTAGGGCTCAGGCAAATCTTGACGTGTACATCACTGGGTCGAATGCCAGCCTGCTTGCTAGCGATCTGGCCACACGGTTGACCGGTCGATATGTCGAGCTTTCGATTCTGCCGCTGTCCTTTCGCGAGTGGACATCTGGCCGGAGTCGAGTGGCATCCCTGGACGCCTACCGGCTGTTCGCTTCGTACGGCTCCTTCCCTTTCACGCTACAGCTGGAGGATCAACCGACCGCAGTAATCCAGTACCTAGGTGGCGTCCTCGACACGATCATTGGTCGAGATGTAGCTGTGCGCCGCCGGGTCGCTAACATGGCGGCGCTGTTCGATGTCGTGAGTTTCATGGCCGACAACATTGGGAACCTCACGTCACCAAGGCGGATTGCCGACACATTGACCTCAAAGGGCCGGAGAGTCACCGCGCCAACAGTCGAGAGTTACCTGGACGGACTTGCTGAGGCCTATCTGCTTTATCCAGTCAATCGGTACAACATTCGAGGCAAGCGCCGGCTGGAGAGGATCCAAAAGTACTACCTGGTTGACCCAGGCCTTCGCACGGCGATGCTGGGACGTTCAGCCCCGGATCGGGGCCGCGTGTTGGAGAATGTGATCTACCTCGAATTGCTGCGACGACACGGCAGGGTTTTCGCCGGCAAACTGGACAACTTGGAAGTGGATTTTGTGGTCGAGTGGAATGATCACACTGAATACATTCAGGTGGCAGAGACGACCGCTGATCCGGTCACCCTAGAACGCGAGTTGGCTCCGCTACGCCGCATACCAAACTTTCATCCGCGCACCCTGATCACGCTTGACCCAACAGGTCCGCACTCGTTTGATGGCATTAGCCAGGCTTACGCGCCTGAATGGCTGCACGCCGGTGAAGGACAGTCAACCGGATTCAACAGCAAAGCCTGA
- a CDS encoding substrate-binding domain-containing protein, whose product MAVMVAAALWLAGCAQAKNQPDLVAKPSGTLLAADGRPVFDAELVERIDGSTATIPLMTAALRLLRGTADGMEFNTTPQAYDNLIAKSKDVIFVTAPSQEEQAAAQAAGIELEVIPIVKDALIFLANTANPVDGLTDQQVKDIYSGKTSSWSQVGGADQDIIAYQRPVNSGSQTLFLQLAMAGTTPLDAPAERRPSAMAGLIDVVSGYDNSEQALGYSVFYYTQEMNAKDNVKALSIDGVDPTRETIADETYPYLTYYYAVLRADEPADSTARQLVDWLLSSEGQQLASAASYVPLEQDNMVPPDSGYGYQGSTPENTTESNGTGGPKGLSAPFGPDPCPFADCVVTDSDGMYLDVKVPGFPKAESAAQAWFKALPPAKTPDGSKGDISSSIWRVVSTARASRDLLMVSRSVVVPLGGGPELTRESAAFRLLDGHQMALSDFFYDGVNYIDFINRNLLNEGTNQPLAECIQDSECVSGWRTAPFTGLPAEFTDFGFGRFGAPHLSFQLREGNPFMFATLSGVSADSFVDLNLPSDLSPYGAIWRLEQVHLGDMQVDHVVRAFECLDPRDEALNQSIDAWVTETGRGGLAWATVEVGDDGMTIVVDSNSPEGDSLDQARFNFVTGKRID is encoded by the coding sequence ATGGCGGTCATGGTTGCGGCAGCGCTGTGGCTGGCTGGCTGTGCACAAGCGAAGAACCAACCAGACCTGGTGGCCAAGCCGAGTGGGACCTTGCTGGCGGCCGATGGAAGGCCGGTGTTTGACGCCGAGCTGGTTGAGCGGATCGACGGTTCGACCGCCACGATCCCCCTGATGACGGCGGCGTTGCGGCTACTGCGCGGCACCGCCGACGGCATGGAGTTCAACACCACGCCTCAGGCCTATGACAACCTGATTGCCAAAAGCAAGGACGTCATCTTTGTCACCGCTCCCTCGCAGGAGGAACAGGCGGCCGCCCAGGCGGCTGGCATTGAGCTAGAAGTCATCCCAATTGTCAAAGACGCACTGATCTTCTTGGCCAACACTGCCAACCCGGTGGACGGCCTGACTGATCAGCAGGTCAAGGACATCTACAGCGGCAAAACCAGCAGCTGGAGCCAGGTTGGCGGCGCCGACCAAGACATCATTGCCTACCAGCGACCGGTCAACTCCGGCTCGCAGACCCTGTTCCTGCAGCTAGCCATGGCCGGTACCACGCCACTGGACGCGCCCGCCGAACGCAGGCCATCCGCCATGGCTGGGCTGATCGACGTGGTTTCGGGCTACGACAATTCCGAACAGGCGCTGGGCTATTCGGTTTTCTACTACACCCAGGAAATGAATGCCAAGGACAATGTCAAAGCGTTGTCCATCGACGGGGTGGATCCCACTCGCGAGACTATTGCCGACGAAACCTACCCCTACCTGACCTACTACTATGCCGTCCTGCGGGCCGATGAGCCAGCAGACTCAACCGCCCGGCAGCTTGTAGATTGGCTGTTGTCCAGCGAAGGCCAACAACTCGCCTCGGCCGCCAGCTATGTGCCGCTGGAGCAAGACAATATGGTCCCACCAGATAGCGGCTACGGCTACCAAGGCTCAACCCCGGAAAACACCACCGAGTCGAATGGCACCGGCGGGCCAAAGGGCCTGAGCGCGCCTTTTGGGCCAGATCCTTGCCCCTTTGCCGATTGCGTGGTGACCGATAGTGACGGCATGTACCTGGATGTGAAGGTACCCGGTTTTCCGAAGGCCGAGTCCGCCGCCCAGGCTTGGTTCAAAGCCTTGCCCCCGGCCAAGACGCCGGACGGGTCCAAAGGTGACATCAGCTCCTCCATCTGGCGCGTCGTTTCAACTGCCAGGGCTTCGAGAGATCTGCTGATGGTCAGCCGCAGTGTGGTTGTGCCGCTTGGCGGTGGGCCTGAGCTCACCCGCGAATCGGCGGCATTCAGGCTTCTGGATGGACACCAAATGGCGCTGTCTGATTTCTTCTACGACGGGGTCAACTACATCGACTTCATCAACCGCAACCTGCTAAACGAAGGCACCAACCAACCTCTGGCGGAGTGCATACAGGACAGCGAATGTGTATCTGGCTGGCGGACGGCCCCCTTCACCGGTCTGCCGGCCGAGTTCACGGACTTCGGATTTGGCAGATTCGGCGCACCCCACCTGTCCTTCCAGCTGCGAGAGGGCAATCCGTTCATGTTCGCCACGCTCTCGGGTGTCTCGGCTGATTCGTTTGTTGACCTGAACCTGCCCAGTGATCTCTCGCCCTATGGCGCGATTTGGCGGCTTGAACAGGTTCACCTTGGCGACATGCAGGTAGACCATGTGGTCAGGGCCTTCGAGTGTCTGGACCCCCGCGATGAGGCACTAAATCAAAGCATCGACGCTTGGGTCACCGAAACAGGTCGCGGGGGACTTGCCTGGGCCACGGTCGAAGTGGGCGATGATGGGATGACAATTGTTGTCGATTCAAACTCGCCTGAGGGTGATTCCCTAGACCAGGCCAGATTCAACTTTGTGACCGGCAAGCGGATCGACTGA
- a CDS encoding DinB family protein — MQIAEVLIDAFGRIREEVERVLEGLDDQALGARVDPEANSIAWLIWHLTRVQDDHLAKAFDTEQAWTAKGWAERFALPFDVAEHGYGHTSKQVGALSGVGRELLGGYHEATWRQSVDLLGSVTGDDLDRVVDTRWTPAVTLGVRLVSVIADDLQHVGQAAYVRGLIERSHSQAG, encoded by the coding sequence ATGCAGATCGCTGAAGTACTGATTGACGCGTTTGGACGCATCCGCGAGGAGGTCGAGCGGGTTTTGGAGGGCCTCGATGACCAGGCCTTGGGAGCCCGGGTTGATCCCGAGGCTAACTCGATCGCCTGGCTGATTTGGCACCTGACCAGGGTGCAAGACGACCACCTGGCCAAGGCCTTTGATACCGAACAGGCTTGGACGGCTAAGGGCTGGGCAGAGCGGTTTGCGCTGCCTTTCGATGTGGCCGAGCACGGCTATGGTCACACCTCAAAGCAGGTCGGGGCTCTGTCCGGTGTTGGCCGGGAACTGCTGGGCGGCTACCACGAGGCGACTTGGCGGCAGAGTGTTGACCTGCTTGGCTCGGTCACTGGCGACGATCTTGATCGCGTGGTTGACACTAGATGGACTCCGGCCGTGACGCTGGGTGTTCGCCTGGTCAGCGTCATTGCTGACGACCTACAGCATGTTGGTCAAGCGGCCTATGTGCGCGGCTTAATCGAACGGAGCCACAGCCAAGCTGGCTGA
- a CDS encoding ABC transporter substrate-binding protein has protein sequence MLRRNLAISSVLSILSLAGLTACSNADPLTTGSDKAAGPVIVVGSQDYYSSEIIAEVYAQALEQAGFEVDRQFRIGQREVYLPEIEQGKIDLFPEYTGPLLQYLDPETTAKLPEPVYQELVAVMPQGLRLLDQSPATDQDSYVVTEAFADQWGLTTIADLTKVSEPLVLGANSEAETRPNGPKGLLETYGVEASFTPIEDGGGPLTVKALKDNEIQLAIIYTADPSIKANGLVSLEDTKGLFLASHVVPVASDNVNAEAASIINRVSAAMNPQELIALNARSVDEQLPAKTIAQDWLAQHEIGK, from the coding sequence ATGCTCCGCCGTAACCTCGCCATCAGCTCCGTCCTATCAATCCTCAGCCTTGCCGGGCTGACAGCCTGTTCCAACGCCGACCCACTTACAACCGGTTCGGACAAGGCGGCCGGTCCAGTCATTGTGGTCGGTTCGCAGGACTACTACTCGAGCGAAATCATCGCGGAGGTATACGCCCAGGCTCTTGAACAAGCCGGTTTCGAGGTCGACCGTCAATTCCGGATTGGCCAACGCGAGGTCTACCTGCCGGAAATCGAACAAGGCAAGATCGACCTGTTCCCCGAGTACACCGGCCCGCTGCTGCAGTACCTCGATCCGGAGACTACTGCCAAGCTGCCTGAGCCGGTCTACCAGGAGTTGGTGGCCGTAATGCCCCAAGGCTTACGCCTGCTCGATCAATCGCCGGCGACCGATCAGGATTCCTATGTGGTCACCGAAGCCTTTGCGGACCAGTGGGGATTGACCACAATTGCTGATCTGACCAAAGTGAGCGAGCCGCTGGTTTTGGGCGCGAACTCCGAGGCCGAAACCCGGCCCAACGGGCCCAAGGGTTTGCTCGAAACCTATGGTGTTGAAGCCTCCTTCACGCCCATTGAGGACGGCGGCGGTCCGCTCACGGTCAAAGCACTGAAGGACAACGAAATCCAACTGGCCATCATTTACACTGCCGACCCATCAATCAAGGCCAATGGTCTGGTTTCGCTCGAAGACACCAAGGGGTTGTTCCTGGCCTCACATGTGGTGCCAGTGGCCAGTGACAACGTCAACGCCGAAGCGGCTTCAATCATCAACCGGGTCAGTGCCGCCATGAACCCGCAAGAACTGATCGCGCTCAACGCCCGCAGCGTCGACGAGCAGCTGCCGGCCAAGACCATCGCCCAGGACTGGCTGGCTCAACACGAGATTGGGAAGTGA
- a CDS encoding ABC transporter permease — translation MNNWSAAFAWLTDTSNWVGAQGIPTRVGQHLVITATAMALASLFALPVGIAIGHTRRGAVLIAGLAGAARAVPTLGLLTLFGLGLGIGLKAPLLALVVLAIPSLMAGAYAGIQAVDPTVVDAARAIGLREGHIVWRVEIPLAAPVIIGGIRAATLQVVATATLAAYIADQGLGRYLFAGLKTRDYAQMVGGALIVILLALVMEVVLATVQRLVATKVTHPHLANSG, via the coding sequence ATGAACAATTGGTCCGCCGCCTTCGCCTGGCTGACAGACACCTCGAACTGGGTAGGGGCACAGGGCATCCCCACCAGGGTTGGCCAACACCTGGTTATCACGGCCACAGCCATGGCGCTGGCCAGCCTGTTCGCCCTGCCTGTCGGCATCGCCATTGGCCACACCCGGCGCGGTGCTGTCCTCATCGCTGGGCTGGCCGGGGCCGCCCGGGCGGTCCCAACCCTTGGTCTGCTGACACTCTTTGGGCTGGGCCTGGGCATTGGGCTGAAGGCTCCACTCTTGGCCCTGGTGGTACTGGCCATACCTTCGCTTATGGCCGGCGCCTACGCCGGCATCCAGGCCGTCGACCCGACTGTAGTCGACGCGGCGCGCGCCATCGGCCTGCGCGAAGGCCATATCGTGTGGCGAGTTGAAATCCCGCTAGCTGCGCCCGTCATTATTGGCGGGATCAGGGCCGCCACCCTCCAAGTCGTGGCCACGGCCACACTGGCCGCCTACATCGCTGACCAGGGCCTTGGGCGGTACCTATTTGCCGGGCTGAAGACCCGCGACTACGCCCAAATGGTTGGCGGTGCGCTCATAGTCATTCTGTTGGCGCTGGTCATGGAGGTTGTCCTGGCGACGGTCCAACGCCTGGTCGCCACCAAGGTGACCCACCCTCATCTGGCCAATTCCGGCTAG
- a CDS encoding ABC transporter permease subunit: protein MTWLTLNWQQVLRLLVDHLALSLPAILLSIIIATPIGWLAHRRRWLGRPLLGLATLMYAIPALPLLIMIPVVFGFSLRSPQTMVTALTIYGVALLVRTAADAFGAVDQATQESATAVGHSALSLFWRVNLPLAIPVLVSGIRVMTVSTVGLVTIGALIGESGLGLLLTDGFQRGITAEVLTGLLATMALAALLDGLVHASGRALTPWARAAGRPSRQGATA, encoded by the coding sequence GTGACCTGGCTGACACTGAACTGGCAACAGGTTTTGCGACTGTTGGTTGACCACCTGGCCCTGAGCCTGCCGGCGATTTTGCTCAGCATTATCATCGCCACGCCGATTGGCTGGCTGGCCCACCGGCGGCGTTGGCTGGGCCGTCCCCTGCTAGGCCTGGCCACCTTGATGTATGCCATCCCGGCCCTGCCTTTGCTGATCATGATCCCCGTGGTCTTCGGGTTCTCGCTGCGGTCGCCCCAAACCATGGTTACCGCCCTGACCATCTACGGGGTCGCTCTGCTGGTCCGTACCGCAGCGGACGCCTTTGGCGCTGTCGACCAGGCGACCCAAGAATCAGCCACGGCCGTTGGACACTCTGCGCTTAGCCTGTTTTGGCGGGTGAACCTGCCATTGGCTATTCCCGTGCTGGTTTCTGGCATACGCGTAATGACTGTCTCCACAGTTGGACTGGTCACCATTGGCGCCTTGATTGGCGAATCTGGTCTTGGGCTGCTGCTAACTGACGGCTTCCAGCGCGGTATCACGGCCGAGGTTCTGACAGGACTGTTAGCCACTATGGCCCTGGCTGCGCTACTCGATGGGTTGGTACACGCCAGCGGGCGAGCGCTGACGCCCTGGGCACGGGCCGCCGGCCGGCCCTCCAGGCAAGGGGCAACGGCATGA
- a CDS encoding ATP-binding cassette domain-containing protein — protein MIEFRSVSKTYPGGTVAVADFSLQVPAHRTVVLVGSSGSGKTTLLRMVNRMVEPTQGAILIDGQDVRSQNPVALRRSIGYVLQHGGLLPHRNVADNIATVPLLRGTPRRQARSQALGLLERVGLDLSLARRYPSQLSGGQQQRVGVARALAADPNILLMDEPFGAVDPIVRRELQDELLRLQAELGKTILFVTHDVDEAFRLADEVVVLRERAVVAQRGTAAAILAAPADQFVRSFVGADSSERQLGTRRIDGQTIAVDSHGRPVGLLP, from the coding sequence GTGATCGAGTTTCGGTCGGTCTCCAAGACCTACCCGGGCGGCACCGTGGCTGTCGCAGACTTTTCGCTGCAGGTCCCGGCCCACCGCACGGTGGTGCTGGTTGGTTCCTCTGGTTCCGGTAAGACCACCCTGCTGCGCATGGTCAACCGGATGGTCGAGCCGACACAGGGCGCCATCTTGATCGACGGCCAAGACGTGCGCAGCCAAAACCCGGTGGCGCTGCGCCGTTCGATTGGCTACGTCCTGCAACATGGCGGCCTACTTCCCCACCGAAATGTGGCAGACAACATCGCCACGGTCCCCCTGTTACGGGGCACACCCCGGCGTCAGGCCCGGTCCCAGGCGCTAGGACTGCTCGAGCGGGTTGGCCTTGACCTTTCCCTGGCGCGGCGCTACCCGAGCCAGCTGTCCGGCGGGCAACAGCAGCGGGTTGGCGTGGCCCGGGCCCTGGCAGCCGACCCCAACATTTTGTTGATGGATGAACCGTTTGGAGCTGTCGACCCCATTGTGCGGCGCGAACTGCAAGACGAATTGCTGCGTTTGCAGGCAGAGCTGGGCAAGACCATTTTGTTTGTGACGCACGATGTCGATGAGGCCTTCCGCTTGGCAGATGAGGTTGTGGTGTTGCGAGAGCGGGCGGTGGTGGCGCAACGGGGTACCGCGGCGGCGATCTTGGCCGCACCGGCTGACCAGTTTGTGCGCAGTTTTGTCGGCGCCGACAGCTCCGAGCGCCAACTTGGGACGCGGCGCATAGACGGGCAGACGATTGCCGTCGACAGCCACGGCCGGCCAGTCGGGTTGCTGCCGTGA
- a CDS encoding nucleotidyltransferase domain-containing protein produces the protein MTLSALYLRARRSEETARLRRVLALRAMVATGMSQRQIARQLGISQPAVSQQFKFAPDLGALPPEVLVEAASPILKLMAEDAGYSRLAVFGSVARNDARPDSDIDLLVEAPQGTGSFAFLRFKKLIEAVLGREVDLVSYGGLTAGLDDDIRREAVLL, from the coding sequence ATGACACTATCGGCTTTGTACCTGAGGGCAAGGCGCAGCGAGGAGACTGCCCGGCTTCGACGTGTACTGGCACTTCGAGCGATGGTGGCCACCGGCATGAGTCAGCGCCAAATCGCCAGGCAATTGGGGATCAGCCAACCGGCAGTGAGCCAGCAGTTCAAGTTTGCTCCTGACCTCGGTGCACTGCCTCCGGAGGTTTTGGTTGAGGCAGCCTCACCCATCCTCAAGTTGATGGCTGAGGACGCGGGTTACTCGCGATTGGCGGTGTTCGGGTCGGTTGCGCGGAACGATGCCCGTCCCGACTCCGACATTGACCTGCTGGTTGAGGCTCCCCAAGGGACAGGTTCGTTCGCCTTTCTCAGATTCAAGAAACTGATCGAAGCCGTCTTGGGGCGCGAGGTTGACCTGGTCTCATACGGCGGCCTCACTGCGGGGCTTGATGACGACATTCGGCGGGAGGCGGTGTTGCTTTGA
- a CDS encoding DNA alkylation repair protein, with product MPEPLKDMFNPTSLRQFALAIQSVCGSFKVEEFLESTLDETWDSLELLARGRQISTNLGRFLPQDYRAAIGVFDQVVPTYDGPGLFCIPDFVEIYGQEEDDWDFSVAALGRYTQYASSELAVRPFIIKHEDRMMAQMYAWSKDENEHLRRLASEGCRPQLPWAPALTSFKQDPTPILPILEQLKADPSQYVRRSVANNLNDISKTHPDLVVKLAQDWFGENEDTNWIVKHACRTLLKQANREVLAIFGFLGAESIVVEGFELGTQSVQLGGDLVFSFEIAAKAPTKVRLEYAIDYVKANGKRNRKIFQISELSLKTGDKRQYNKTQSFADMSTRKHYPGTHSITLITNGAEREAHDFEVTE from the coding sequence ATGCCGGAACCGCTGAAGGATATGTTCAACCCCACCTCGCTGCGGCAGTTCGCGCTGGCGATTCAGTCGGTTTGCGGGTCTTTCAAGGTTGAGGAGTTTCTCGAATCAACACTAGATGAGACCTGGGACAGCCTGGAACTTCTAGCCAGAGGCCGCCAGATCAGCACGAACTTGGGCAGATTCTTGCCCCAGGACTACCGCGCAGCTATTGGCGTATTTGACCAAGTTGTCCCTACTTACGACGGCCCGGGCCTTTTCTGCATCCCCGATTTTGTCGAGATCTACGGTCAGGAAGAAGACGACTGGGATTTCTCGGTCGCCGCCCTGGGCAGATACACCCAGTATGCGTCTTCGGAACTAGCCGTCAGGCCCTTCATCATCAAACACGAAGACCGCATGATGGCGCAGATGTATGCCTGGTCAAAGGATGAGAACGAACACTTGCGCCGGCTCGCCAGTGAAGGCTGCCGGCCCCAATTGCCGTGGGCGCCGGCCCTAACCAGTTTCAAGCAAGACCCGACCCCCATTTTGCCGATTCTGGAACAACTGAAGGCTGACCCGTCCCAATACGTGCGCCGAAGTGTGGCCAACAACCTCAACGACATCTCGAAAACTCACCCGGATTTGGTGGTGAAGCTGGCGCAGGATTGGTTTGGCGAAAATGAAGACACCAACTGGATTGTCAAGCACGCTTGCAGGACTTTGCTGAAGCAAGCCAATCGCGAGGTTCTAGCCATTTTCGGTTTTCTGGGAGCGGAGTCAATCGTCGTGGAAGGTTTCGAGTTGGGGACACAGTCCGTGCAACTTGGAGGCGACCTAGTCTTCTCTTTCGAAATTGCGGCCAAGGCCCCAACCAAGGTCAGGCTGGAGTACGCGATTGACTACGTCAAAGCCAATGGGAAGAGGAACAGGAAGATCTTCCAAATATCGGAGCTGTCGCTGAAAACTGGCGACAAGCGGCAATACAACAAGACACAATCATTCGCCGATATGAGCACAAGAAAGCACTACCCGGGAACCCACTCAATCACCCTGATCACCAACGGCGCCGAGCGGGAGGCACATGATTTCGAGGTCACTGAGTAG
- a CDS encoding sigma-70 family RNA polymerase sigma factor, whose protein sequence is MSQIPARDAQVEGAAPPLGTGEVVQRYQDMVYGIALTHTSCQGDADDVFQEVFLAYHRKQPECRSEEHRKAWLIRTALICARRMAADSWRTRVVPLSTEDLDAMPAVFQFATEQQDAIFRALCSLPLSYRTVLYLFYFADHPAAQIAQELELELGAVKMRLSRGRKLMREGLGELFDE, encoded by the coding sequence ATGAGCCAGATCCCCGCCAGGGACGCCCAAGTGGAAGGTGCCGCGCCTCCGCTCGGCACAGGCGAGGTGGTGCAGCGCTACCAGGACATGGTCTACGGGATTGCGCTGACGCACACCAGCTGCCAGGGCGACGCCGACGATGTTTTCCAGGAAGTCTTCCTGGCCTATCACCGCAAGCAGCCCGAATGCCGCAGCGAAGAGCACCGCAAGGCCTGGTTGATTAGAACGGCGCTGATCTGTGCGCGGCGCATGGCGGCCGATTCTTGGCGCACCCGAGTGGTGCCGCTTTCGACCGAGGATCTCGACGCCATGCCGGCGGTTTTCCAATTCGCCACAGAGCAACAAGACGCCATTTTCCGGGCGCTTTGCTCATTGCCGTTGTCCTACAGGACCGTTTTGTACTTGTTCTATTTCGCCGACCACCCGGCCGCCCAAATCGCCCAGGAGCTTGAGCTAGAGCTGGGCGCGGTCAAAATGCGGCTGTCCAGGGGGCGAAAGCTGATGCGTGAAGGCTTGGGGGAGCTGTTCGATGAATGA